In one window of Streptomyces griseus subsp. griseus DNA:
- the tdh gene encoding L-threonine 3-dehydrogenase, protein MKALVKQKAEPGLWLMDVPEPEYGPTDVLIKVLRTGICGTDLHIRAYDGWAQQAVTTPLILGHEFVGEVAALGSDVADIAVGDLVSGEGHLVCGKCRNCLAGRRHLCRSTVGLGVGRDGAFAEYVVLPASNVWVHRVPVDLDIAAIFDPFGNAVHTALSFPLVGEDVLITGAGPIGIMAAAVAKHAGARNVVITDVSEARLALARKVGVSLALDVADRTIADGQRELGLREGFDIGLEMSGRPEAMRDMVANMTHGGRIAMLGLPAEEFAVDWSRIVTSMITIKGIYGREMYETWYAMSVLLEGGLDLAPVITGRYGFRDFEAAFDDAASGLGGKVILDWTV, encoded by the coding sequence GTGAAGGCACTCGTCAAGCAGAAGGCCGAACCGGGACTGTGGCTGATGGACGTGCCGGAGCCGGAGTACGGCCCCACCGACGTCCTGATCAAGGTCCTGCGTACCGGGATCTGCGGCACCGACCTGCACATCCGCGCCTACGACGGCTGGGCCCAGCAGGCGGTCACCACCCCGCTGATCCTCGGCCACGAGTTCGTCGGCGAGGTCGCGGCCCTCGGCTCGGACGTCGCGGACATCGCGGTGGGCGACCTGGTCAGCGGCGAGGGCCACCTCGTCTGCGGCAAGTGCCGCAACTGCCTCGCCGGCCGCCGCCACCTCTGCCGCTCCACCGTCGGCCTGGGCGTCGGCCGGGACGGGGCGTTCGCGGAGTACGTGGTCCTGCCCGCCTCCAACGTGTGGGTGCACCGGGTCCCCGTCGACCTCGACATCGCGGCGATCTTCGACCCGTTCGGCAACGCCGTGCACACCGCGCTCTCCTTCCCGCTGGTCGGCGAGGACGTCCTGATCACCGGCGCCGGGCCGATCGGCATCATGGCCGCCGCCGTCGCCAAGCACGCTGGCGCCCGCAACGTCGTCATCACCGACGTCAGCGAGGCCCGCCTCGCCCTCGCCCGCAAGGTCGGCGTCAGCCTCGCCCTCGACGTCGCGGACCGCACCATCGCGGACGGCCAGCGTGAGCTGGGCCTGCGCGAGGGCTTCGACATCGGTCTGGAGATGTCCGGCCGCCCCGAGGCGATGCGCGACATGGTCGCGAACATGACGCACGGCGGCCGCATCGCGATGCTCGGCCTGCCCGCCGAGGAGTTCGCCGTCGACTGGTCCCGGATCGTCACCTCGATGATCACGATCAAGGGGATCTACGGCCGCGAGATGTACGAGACCTGGTACGCCATGTCCGTCCTGCTGGAGGGCGGCCTCGACCTCGCCCCCGTGATCACCGGCCGGTACGGCTTCCGCGACTTCGAGGCGGCCTTCGACGACGCGGCGAGCGGACTCGGCGGCAAGGTCATCCTCGACTGGACCGTCTGA
- a CDS encoding glycine C-acetyltransferase — protein MFESVRDDLRTTLDEIRAAGLHKPERVIGTPQSATVAVTSGGRAGEVLNFCANNYLGLADHPEVIAAAHEALDRWGYGLASVRFICGTQEVHKELEARLSAFLGQEDTILYSSCFDANGGVFETILGPEDAVISDALNHASIIDGIRLSKARRYRYANRDLADLEKQLKEASGARRRLIVTDGVFSMDGYVAPLQEICDLADRYDAMVMVDDSHAVGFVGPGGRGTPELHGVMDRVDIITGTLGKALGGASGGYVAARAEIVALLRQRSRPYLFSNSLAPVIAAASLKVIDLLESAGDLRDQLNANTALFRTRMTEEGFDILPGDHAIAPVMIGDAAKAGRMAELLLERGVYVIGFSYPVVPQGAARIRVQLSAAHSTADVNRAVDAFVDARAALEAETA, from the coding sequence ATGTTCGAATCCGTACGCGACGATCTGCGCACCACCCTCGACGAGATCCGCGCCGCCGGGCTGCACAAGCCCGAGCGTGTGATCGGCACCCCGCAGTCCGCGACCGTGGCCGTCACCTCCGGCGGCCGCGCCGGTGAGGTCCTCAACTTCTGCGCCAACAACTACCTGGGCCTCGCCGACCATCCCGAGGTCATCGCCGCCGCCCACGAGGCGCTGGACCGCTGGGGCTACGGACTCGCCTCGGTCCGCTTCATCTGCGGAACCCAGGAGGTCCACAAGGAGCTGGAGGCGCGGCTTTCGGCCTTCCTCGGCCAGGAGGACACGATCCTCTACTCCTCCTGCTTCGACGCCAACGGCGGTGTCTTCGAGACGATTCTCGGCCCCGAGGACGCGGTCATCTCCGACGCCCTCAACCACGCCTCGATCATCGACGGCATCCGCCTCTCCAAGGCCCGGCGCTACCGTTATGCCAACCGCGACCTGGCCGACCTGGAGAAGCAGCTCAAGGAGGCGTCCGGCGCCCGCCGCCGGCTGATCGTCACCGACGGCGTCTTCTCCATGGACGGGTACGTGGCCCCGCTCCAGGAGATCTGCGACCTGGCCGACCGCTACGACGCCATGGTCATGGTCGACGACTCGCACGCCGTCGGCTTCGTCGGCCCCGGCGGCCGCGGCACCCCCGAGCTGCACGGCGTCATGGACCGCGTCGACATCATCACCGGCACCCTCGGCAAGGCGCTCGGCGGCGCTTCCGGCGGTTACGTCGCCGCCCGCGCCGAGATCGTCGCCCTGCTGCGCCAGCGCTCGCGCCCGTACCTCTTCTCCAACTCCCTCGCCCCGGTCATCGCCGCCGCGTCCCTCAAGGTCATCGACCTGCTGGAGTCCGCGGGCGACCTGCGCGACCAGCTCAACGCCAACACCGCGCTCTTCCGCACCCGGATGACCGAGGAGGGCTTCGACATCCTGCCCGGCGACCACGCCATCGCCCCCGTCATGATCGGGGACGCGGCGAAGGCAGGCCGGATGGCGGAGCTGCTGCTGGAGCGCGGTGTGTACGTGATCGGGTTCTCGTACCCCGTCGTCCCGCAGGGGGCCGCGCGCATCCGCGTCCAGCTCTCGGCCGCGCACTCCACCGCCGACGTCAACCGCGCCGTGGACGCGTTCGTGGACGCGCGGGCGGCCCTGGAGGCGGAGACCGCCTGA
- a CDS encoding LysR family transcriptional regulator, producing the protein MIDARRLRILRAVADHRTVTAAAAAVYLTPSAVSQQLAALEQETGHRLVERGARGARLTAAGEILLSHANVVLAQLERAEAELADYSAGVAGTVTVAAFATGIGLVLAPALTELARTAPGIRVKVQDAEGDASVPMVLDRQVDVAVAVEYRGAPAEDDRRLTRVPLYSEPFDAVLPVAHRLADQDHVAVADLAKDPWIGPYPGNPCHDVVVLACEHAGFAPRLEHSSDDFRAVVALAGADAGVALVPRSALRGMELTGVVVRPVEGSAPTRRVFAAVRQGAEGHPLIRPVLDAMEAVAVREAGLARV; encoded by the coding sequence ATGATCGATGCGCGGCGGCTGCGAATCCTCCGTGCGGTGGCCGACCACCGCACGGTGACCGCGGCCGCCGCCGCGGTGTACCTGACCCCCTCCGCCGTCTCCCAGCAGCTCGCCGCCCTGGAGCAGGAGACCGGCCACCGCCTCGTCGAACGCGGTGCGCGCGGCGCCCGGCTCACCGCCGCCGGGGAGATCCTGCTCAGCCACGCCAACGTGGTCCTGGCCCAGCTGGAGCGGGCGGAGGCGGAGCTGGCGGACTACAGCGCGGGCGTCGCCGGTACGGTCACGGTCGCCGCGTTCGCCACCGGCATCGGCCTCGTCCTCGCCCCCGCCCTCACCGAGCTGGCCCGCACCGCACCCGGCATCCGGGTCAAGGTGCAGGACGCGGAGGGCGACGCGAGCGTGCCGATGGTGCTGGACCGGCAGGTGGATGTGGCGGTGGCGGTGGAGTACCGGGGCGCCCCTGCCGAGGATGACCGCCGCCTCACTCGCGTACCCCTCTACTCGGAGCCGTTCGACGCGGTGCTCCCGGTGGCCCACCGCCTCGCGGACCAGGACCACGTGGCGGTCGCGGACCTCGCCAAGGACCCGTGGATCGGGCCGTACCCGGGGAACCCCTGCCATGACGTGGTGGTCCTGGCCTGCGAGCATGCCGGTTTCGCGCCCCGTCTGGAGCACTCGTCGGACGACTTCCGGGCGGTGGTGGCGCTGGCCGGGGCGGACGCGGGGGTGGCCCTGGTGCCGAGGTCGGCGCTGCGCGGGATGGAGCTGACCGGGGTGGTCGTCCGCCCGGTGGAGGGCAGCGCCCCCACCCGCCGCGTCTTCGCGGCCGTACGCCAGGGAGCCGAGGGCCATCCGCTGATCCGGCCGGTGCTGGACGCGATGGAGGCGGTGGCGGTACGGGAGGCGGGGCTGGCGCGGGTGTGA
- a CDS encoding low temperature requirement protein A, whose product MEQPADPSASSVAAQPERHAGWNELFFDLVVVAGAGQLAHLLHDGPHLADLALYGVLYLAFWTVWAGFAVYGDIAASATRVRTLLIAMLGMAVMAASVHAVLTHHAITFVLAYVALRWQAGRVWQRGSVVVDWPLAQFGSGALPWLVSLLVPTPWRYWLWALGIAVDIVTLLVATRGRTLRRVTERAAAHRGDRPPPGPPHTASPGPAQPQLSESRIDTAHMGERLGLYVIIVLGEGVIQIIDAASERDDWDLPLAATGLGAFGLLAGICTLSLLYGTNGIPHLRKDALPPRLAMLLHAVMTGFLVALATALGSAVAHFDDVLPKGQHWLLCGAMAGYFAAGVVATLPLAERADRVWVLGWGVPCVAVAVALAPLGVRLPAWATIGILVALVCWQILYDPGRAEAPVPGGRRWGARIRRTSRADGP is encoded by the coding sequence ATGGAGCAGCCCGCGGACCCGAGCGCCTCCTCCGTGGCGGCCCAGCCCGAGCGGCACGCCGGGTGGAACGAGCTGTTCTTCGACCTGGTGGTCGTCGCCGGGGCCGGGCAGCTGGCCCACCTCCTGCACGACGGGCCGCACCTGGCGGACCTCGCCCTGTACGGGGTCCTCTACCTCGCCTTCTGGACCGTCTGGGCCGGGTTCGCCGTCTACGGGGACATCGCCGCCTCCGCCACCCGCGTCCGCACCCTGCTGATCGCGATGCTCGGCATGGCCGTGATGGCGGCCTCCGTCCACGCGGTCCTCACCCACCACGCGATCACCTTCGTCCTCGCCTATGTCGCCCTGCGCTGGCAGGCGGGCCGCGTCTGGCAGCGGGGCAGCGTCGTCGTGGACTGGCCACTGGCCCAGTTCGGCTCGGGGGCGCTGCCCTGGCTCGTCTCGCTCCTCGTTCCGACGCCGTGGCGCTACTGGCTCTGGGCGCTCGGCATCGCCGTCGACATCGTCACCCTGCTGGTCGCCACCCGCGGCCGCACTCTCCGGCGCGTGACCGAGCGGGCCGCCGCACACCGGGGTGACCGGCCGCCGCCGGGCCCGCCGCACACCGCCTCGCCCGGGCCCGCGCAGCCTCAGCTCAGCGAGTCGCGCATCGACACCGCGCACATGGGCGAACGGCTCGGGCTGTACGTGATCATCGTGCTGGGCGAAGGGGTCATCCAGATCATCGACGCCGCGTCGGAGCGCGACGACTGGGACCTGCCGCTGGCCGCCACCGGGCTCGGGGCGTTCGGGCTGCTGGCCGGGATCTGCACGCTGAGCCTGCTGTACGGCACCAACGGCATCCCGCACCTGCGCAAGGACGCGCTCCCGCCTCGGCTGGCGATGCTCCTGCACGCGGTGATGACCGGTTTCCTGGTCGCCCTGGCCACCGCCCTCGGCTCGGCGGTCGCCCACTTCGACGACGTACTGCCGAAGGGGCAGCACTGGCTGCTGTGCGGGGCGATGGCGGGGTATTTCGCGGCGGGCGTGGTCGCGACGCTGCCGTTGGCGGAGCGGGCCGACCGGGTGTGGGTGCTGGGCTGGGGAGTGCCGTGCGTGGCGGTGGCCGTGGCGCTCGCCCCGCTGGGCGTACGGCTGCCCGCGTGGGCGACGATCGGGATCCTGGTGGCGCTGGTGTGCTGGCAGATCCTCTACGACCCGGGGCGGGCGGAGGCGCCTGTGCCCGGCGGGCGGCGATGGGGCGCAAGAATCCGGCGCACGAGCCGAGCCGACGGGCCCTGA
- a CDS encoding VOC family protein, whose amino-acid sequence MSHIALVTLVVRDYDEAVAFYRDALGFELAEDTDRGDGSRWVVVRPRGAAAGTGLLLARAKDGAQVASVGAQTGGRVGFFLHTEDFAGDHARMSAAGVRFLEEPRHETYGSVAVFEDLYGNRWDLLQPAG is encoded by the coding sequence ATGTCCCACATCGCCCTGGTCACCCTGGTCGTCCGCGACTACGACGAGGCCGTCGCCTTCTACCGCGACGCGCTCGGCTTCGAGCTGGCGGAGGACACCGACCGGGGTGACGGCTCCCGCTGGGTGGTGGTGCGCCCGCGTGGGGCGGCGGCCGGTACGGGGCTGCTGCTGGCCCGCGCGAAGGACGGGGCGCAGGTGGCGAGCGTGGGGGCGCAGACCGGCGGGCGGGTCGGCTTCTTCCTGCACACCGAGGACTTCGCGGGGGACCATGCCCGGATGAGCGCGGCAGGGGTGCGCTTCCTGGAGGAGCCCCGGCACGAGACGTACGGCTCGGTCGCGGTCTTCGAGGACCTGTACGGCAACCGGTGGGATCTGCTCCAGCCGGCGGGCTGA
- a CDS encoding STAS domain-containing protein — MRISDPRGSRPEPLPVISPRGEFDMDNVTSLGAEIETVAAVHGGLVLDASNITFADSSFLRMILDVHQRTDLRIAAPTQRVARLFDLAGVDTYLRIYPTLDTARTP, encoded by the coding sequence ATGAGGATTTCAGACCCCCGGGGCTCCAGACCCGAGCCCCTGCCCGTGATCTCCCCGCGCGGAGAGTTCGACATGGACAACGTCACCTCGCTGGGAGCGGAGATCGAGACGGTGGCCGCCGTCCACGGCGGGCTGGTCCTGGACGCCAGCAACATCACGTTCGCCGACTCCTCCTTCCTGCGCATGATCCTCGACGTCCACCAGCGCACCGACCTGCGCATCGCGGCCCCCACCCAGCGGGTCGCCCGGCTGTTCGACCTGGCGGGCGTCGACACCTACCTGCGGATCTACCCGACCCTGGATACCGCCCGCACGCCCTGA
- a CDS encoding nucleoside/nucleotide kinase family protein, translating into MDILDATTTRGLADAADRARRLAETGRRRILGIAGPPGAGKSTVAQRLAEGLEGRAALVPMDGFHLAGAELDRLGRAGRKGAPDTFDAAGYAALLRRLRDPDPAHPVYAPAFDRALEEPVAGALAVPPDVPLVITEGNYLLLEDGPWAEVRGLLDEVWFLDLDPEVRVRRLVERHVRYGKPPAYARAWVERSDEANARLVESGRERADVVVRLPS; encoded by the coding sequence ATGGACATCCTCGACGCCACGACCACCCGCGGCCTCGCCGACGCGGCCGACCGGGCCCGCCGCCTCGCGGAGACCGGGCGGCGGCGCATCCTCGGGATCGCGGGGCCTCCCGGGGCCGGGAAGTCCACCGTGGCGCAGCGGCTGGCCGAGGGGCTGGAGGGGCGCGCCGCCCTCGTTCCCATGGACGGCTTCCACCTGGCCGGTGCCGAGCTGGACCGGCTGGGCCGGGCCGGCCGGAAGGGTGCCCCGGACACCTTCGACGCCGCCGGGTACGCGGCACTCCTGCGGCGGCTGCGTGACCCGGACCCGGCCCACCCGGTGTACGCCCCCGCCTTCGACCGGGCCCTGGAGGAGCCGGTCGCCGGGGCCCTGGCCGTGCCGCCCGACGTGCCGCTCGTCATCACCGAGGGCAACTACCTGCTGCTGGAAGACGGGCCGTGGGCGGAGGTGCGCGGGCTGCTGGACGAGGTCTGGTTCCTGGACCTCGACCCGGAGGTCCGGGTGCGCCGGCTCGTGGAGCGCCATGTGCGGTACGGGAAGCCTCCGGCGTACGCGCGGGCGTGGGTGGAGCGCTCCGACGAGGCGAACGCCCGCCTGGTGGAGAGCGGCCGGGAGCGGGCCGACGTGGTGGTGCGGCTGCCGTCGTGA
- a CDS encoding aminopeptidase P family protein yields the protein MSSPNPPAPPPVPFTAEVYRARMAKAAESAAAAGLAGVIVAPGPDLVHLTGYRPVSTERLSLLVLRAGEEPVLVVPTLEAPDAAAAAGAPALALRDWTDGVDPYAVASPLLAAQGRFGVSDNAWAMHLLGLQRALPDTTYTALTEALPMLRAVKDGAELERLTAAGAAADATYEEILKVRFSGRRETDVAADLAALLRHFGHSQVDFTVVGSGPNGANPHHEAGERTIERGDMVVLDFGGLKHGYGSDTSRTVHVGEPTAEEQRVHDIVREAQQAGCAAVRPGVACQEIDRAARAVITESGYGDRFIHRTGHGIGVTTHEPPYMIEGEEQPLVPGMCFSVEPGIYLPGRFGVRIEDIVTVTEDGGRRLNATARELAIVE from the coding sequence ATGTCCAGCCCGAACCCGCCCGCGCCGCCCCCCGTGCCCTTCACCGCCGAGGTCTACCGGGCCCGGATGGCGAAGGCGGCCGAGTCCGCCGCCGCGGCCGGGCTGGCCGGGGTGATCGTCGCGCCCGGGCCCGACCTCGTCCACCTCACCGGCTACCGGCCCGTCTCCACCGAACGCCTCAGCCTCCTCGTGCTGCGGGCCGGCGAGGAGCCCGTCCTGGTCGTCCCGACCCTGGAGGCGCCCGACGCGGCGGCCGCCGCCGGGGCTCCCGCGCTCGCCCTGCGGGACTGGACCGACGGCGTGGACCCGTACGCGGTGGCCTCCCCGCTGCTCGCGGCCCAGGGCCGCTTCGGCGTCAGCGACAACGCCTGGGCCATGCACCTCCTCGGCCTCCAACGGGCCCTCCCCGACACCACGTACACCGCCCTCACCGAGGCGCTCCCGATGCTCCGGGCGGTGAAGGACGGCGCCGAGCTGGAGCGCCTGACGGCGGCGGGGGCGGCGGCGGACGCCACGTACGAGGAGATCCTGAAGGTGCGGTTCTCCGGCCGCCGGGAGACTGATGTGGCCGCCGATCTCGCCGCCCTGCTGCGGCACTTCGGCCATTCCCAGGTCGACTTCACCGTCGTCGGCTCCGGCCCCAACGGCGCCAACCCGCACCACGAGGCGGGTGAACGCACCATCGAGCGCGGCGACATGGTCGTCCTGGACTTCGGCGGCCTGAAGCACGGTTACGGCTCCGACACCTCCCGTACGGTCCATGTCGGCGAGCCCACCGCCGAGGAGCAGCGCGTCCACGACATCGTCCGCGAGGCCCAGCAGGCGGGGTGCGCCGCCGTCCGGCCCGGCGTCGCCTGCCAGGAGATCGACCGCGCCGCCCGCGCGGTGATCACCGAGTCCGGCTACGGCGACCGGTTCATCCACCGCACCGGCCACGGCATCGGTGTCACCACCCACGAACCCCCGTACATGATCGAGGGCGAGGAGCAGCCGCTCGTCCCCGGCATGTGCTTCTCCGTGGAGCCGGGCATCTATCTCCCCGGCCGCTTCGGGGTCCGCATCGAGGACATCGTGACCGTCACCGAGGACGGCGGCCGCCGCCTCAACGCCACCGCGCGCGAGCTGGCGATCGTCGAGTAG
- the treZ gene encoding malto-oligosyltrehalose trehalohydrolase — protein sequence MRFEVWAPEADTVVLEAAEVRYPMERDSEREGWWSAEAEAADGERYGFRVDDGPLLPDPRSRRQPDGPDGPSAVVDQEAYAWRNGWAGRRLNRAVLYELHVGTYTPEGTFDAAAARLGHLAELGITHVSLMPVCPFPGTNGWGYEGVSLWAVHEPYGGPEGLKRFVDTAHGLGLGVVLDVVHNHLGPSGNYLPAFGPYFTDTHHTPWGAAVNLDAPGSDEVRAFLLGSALAWLRDYRLDGLRLDAVHALADTRALTFLEELSTAVDALAVEAGRPLGLIAESDLCDPRTTTPRPAGGLGLHAQWNDDFHHALHTALTGESQGYYADFARAPLAALAKTVTSAFFHNGTYSSFRGRTHGRPVDVSRSPAHRFVGYAQTHDQIGNRALGDRLAASLSPGLQACAATLVLTGPFTPMLFMGEEWGARTPWQFFTDHTDPELAEAVRNGRRREFGAHGWAEEEIPDPQDPATRDRSCLDWSEPEREPHARLLAWYRQLIALRRTLPDLHDPDLASVKTAFDEDARWIAYRRGDLRVAVNLADRPAAIPLGSGRHRRVGGRVVAAWEPVEAPGPDGVLHLPPESCVVLADD from the coding sequence ATGCGGTTCGAGGTGTGGGCCCCCGAGGCGGACACGGTCGTGCTGGAGGCGGCGGAGGTCCGGTATCCGATGGAGCGCGATTCGGAGCGGGAGGGGTGGTGGAGCGCCGAGGCGGAGGCGGCGGACGGGGAGCGTTACGGGTTCCGCGTGGACGACGGGCCGCTGCTGCCGGACCCCCGTTCGCGGCGCCAGCCGGACGGGCCGGACGGCCCGAGCGCGGTCGTCGACCAGGAGGCGTACGCCTGGCGCAACGGCTGGGCGGGGCGGCGACTGAACCGCGCGGTCCTGTACGAGCTGCACGTGGGGACGTACACCCCGGAGGGCACGTTCGACGCGGCGGCCGCCCGGCTGGGCCATCTGGCGGAGCTGGGGATCACCCATGTGTCGCTGATGCCGGTCTGCCCGTTCCCCGGCACCAACGGGTGGGGGTACGAGGGGGTCTCGCTCTGGGCGGTGCACGAGCCGTACGGCGGGCCCGAGGGACTTAAGCGCTTTGTCGATACGGCGCACGGGCTGGGGCTCGGCGTGGTCCTGGACGTGGTCCACAACCACCTGGGCCCCTCCGGCAACTACCTGCCCGCCTTCGGCCCGTACTTCACCGACACCCACCACACCCCGTGGGGCGCGGCGGTCAACCTGGACGCCCCGGGCTCGGACGAGGTGCGGGCGTTCCTGCTGGGCAGCGCGCTGGCCTGGCTGCGGGACTACCGGCTGGACGGACTGCGGCTGGACGCGGTGCACGCGCTCGCCGACACCCGGGCGCTCACCTTCCTGGAGGAGCTGTCGACGGCGGTCGACGCGCTCGCGGTGGAGGCGGGGCGGCCGCTGGGGCTGATCGCCGAGTCCGACCTCTGCGACCCGCGCACCACCACCCCGCGCCCGGCGGGCGGCCTCGGGCTGCACGCCCAGTGGAACGACGACTTCCACCACGCCCTGCACACCGCGCTCACCGGCGAGTCCCAGGGCTACTACGCGGACTTCGCCCGGGCCCCGCTCGCCGCCCTGGCCAAGACGGTGACCTCTGCCTTCTTCCACAACGGGACGTACTCCAGCTTCCGGGGCCGCACCCACGGCCGCCCGGTCGACGTCTCCCGCTCCCCCGCCCACCGTTTCGTCGGCTACGCCCAGACCCACGACCAGATCGGCAACCGGGCCCTGGGCGACCGCCTCGCCGCCTCCCTCTCCCCCGGGCTCCAGGCGTGCGCCGCCACCCTCGTGCTGACCGGTCCCTTCACACCGATGCTGTTCATGGGCGAGGAGTGGGGGGCGCGTACGCCGTGGCAGTTCTTCACCGACCACACCGATCCGGAGCTGGCGGAGGCCGTACGCAACGGCAGGCGGCGGGAGTTCGGCGCGCACGGCTGGGCGGAGGAGGAGATCCCCGACCCGCAGGACCCTGCCACCCGTGACCGCTCCTGTCTGGACTGGTCCGAACCGGAGCGCGAGCCGCACGCCCGGCTGCTCGCCTGGTACCGCCAACTGATCGCGCTGCGGCGGACGCTGCCCGACCTCCACGACCCCGACCTGGCCTCGGTGAAGACCGCGTTCGACGAGGACGCCCGCTGGATCGCGTACCGGCGGGGTGATCTGCGGGTCGCGGTCAACCTGGCGGACCGGCCGGCCGCGATCCCGCTCGGCTCCGGCCGCCACCGCCGGGTCGGCGGACGGGTGGTGGCGGCCTGGGAGCCGGTCGAGGCGCCGGGGCCGGACGGGGTGCTGCATCTGCCGCCGGAGTCGTGCGTGGTGCTGGCGGACGACTGA
- a CDS encoding GH1 family beta-glucosidase yields MPVPQFPPGFLWGASASAFQTEGAVDADGKGPSGWDAFAAQPGRIKDGTDTTRATGFHARYREDVALLSGLGADAFRFSISWPRVVPGGSGAVNADGLGFYDRLVDELCAHGITPAPTLYHWDTPLPLEEAGGWLDRDTAYRFAEYAGIVAERLADRVPMWITINEPAEVTMLGYALGEHAPGRTLLFDALPAAHHQLLAHGLAVRALRAAGADNIGIALSHAPVWAAGDSDEDRAGAGLYDLLTNWLFADPVLTGRYPDEAVAALMPGQVADDLKIISTPLDWYGVNYYNPTLVGAPRPEALETFSGFAMPAELPFGIREIEGYEKTGFGWPVVPEGFTEILTLLHRRYGDRLPPLHITENGCALDEPLADDRRIAYLESHLTALRAAMDAGVDVRGYFTWSLTDNVEWTEGASQRFGLVHIDYETLTRTPKASYAWYRELIRAQKQRNPGIREVEGAYAQPPE; encoded by the coding sequence ATGCCCGTACCGCAGTTCCCGCCCGGCTTCCTCTGGGGAGCCTCCGCCTCCGCCTTCCAGACCGAAGGGGCGGTGGACGCCGACGGCAAGGGGCCCTCGGGGTGGGACGCGTTCGCCGCGCAGCCCGGCCGGATCAAGGACGGCACCGACACCACCCGCGCCACCGGCTTCCACGCCCGCTACCGCGAGGACGTCGCCCTGCTCTCCGGGCTCGGCGCCGACGCCTTCCGGTTCTCCATCAGCTGGCCCCGTGTCGTCCCGGGCGGCAGCGGCGCCGTCAACGCCGACGGCCTCGGCTTCTACGACCGGCTCGTCGACGAGCTCTGCGCCCACGGCATCACCCCCGCCCCCACCCTCTACCACTGGGACACCCCGCTCCCGCTGGAGGAGGCCGGCGGCTGGCTGGACCGGGACACCGCCTACCGCTTCGCCGAGTACGCCGGAATCGTCGCCGAACGGCTCGCGGACCGGGTCCCGATGTGGATCACCATCAACGAACCCGCCGAGGTCACCATGCTCGGCTACGCGCTGGGCGAGCACGCCCCCGGCCGCACCCTCCTCTTCGACGCCCTGCCCGCCGCCCACCACCAGCTCCTCGCCCACGGCCTCGCGGTCCGGGCCCTGCGCGCGGCGGGCGCCGACAACATCGGCATCGCGCTCTCCCACGCCCCGGTGTGGGCGGCCGGGGACTCCGACGAGGACCGCGCCGGAGCCGGACTGTACGACCTCCTCACCAACTGGCTCTTCGCCGACCCCGTCCTCACCGGCCGCTACCCCGACGAGGCCGTCGCCGCCCTGATGCCCGGCCAGGTCGCCGACGACCTCAAGATCATCTCCACCCCGCTCGACTGGTACGGCGTCAACTACTACAACCCCACCCTCGTCGGCGCCCCCCGGCCGGAGGCCCTGGAGACCTTCTCCGGCTTCGCGATGCCCGCCGAACTCCCCTTCGGGATACGCGAGATCGAGGGGTACGAGAAGACCGGCTTCGGCTGGCCCGTGGTCCCCGAGGGGTTCACCGAGATCCTCACCCTGCTGCACCGTCGCTACGGCGACCGCCTCCCGCCGCTCCACATCACCGAGAACGGCTGCGCCCTGGACGAGCCGCTCGCCGACGACCGCCGGATCGCCTACCTGGAGAGCCACCTCACCGCCCTGCGCGCGGCGATGGACGCCGGGGTCGACGTACGCGGCTACTTCACCTGGTCGCTCACCGACAACGTGGAGTGGACGGAGGGAGCCTCGCAGCGGTTCGGCCTGGTCCATATCGACTACGAGACCCTCACGCGTACGCCGAAGGCCTCGTACGCCTGGTACCGCGAGCTGATCCGCGCCCAGAAGCAGCGGAATCCGGGAATCCGGGAGGTCGAAGGGGCTTACGCACAGCCCCCCGAATGA